GATAAGCAGGACGATATGGCCGAAACGGCTCTTCAGGAGTTTGACGCCCTCCTGGTAGTGCGAACGGACGGTGTTGACCGAAAGATTGAGCATTTCGGCGATCTCGGGGTTCGAATAGCCCGCCTTGCGCAGGTACATGACCTGCCGCTTCTGGGTCGGAAGCCCCGCGATCACCGTATCGAGCATCTGCAAAAGATCCTCGCGCTCGATCTGCGCGTCGAGCGGGTCCGAAGCCTCGGGAATGAGCTGCGCCAGGCGGTAGCTGTGCACCAGCTCGGTATTGCGGCTGCGCAGGTAATTGAGGATGTAGTTGCGGGTCATCGTGTAGAGGTAGTTCCGCAGGCTCAGCATGACGGTCATCTCCTGCCGCCCGATCCAAAGTTTCACGAAGACGTGCTGCACGGCGTTCTCGGCCGCGGAACGGTCCTTCAGCATCTTCAGGGCCACGGCATAGAGTATCCGGTGATACTTCCCGTAAACCACCCGGAAAGCCTCCTCGCTCCCCTGCTTGATCCGCCGGAACAGTTCCCGATCCTCGTTTTCCTGAATGAAATCTTCGGTCATACCGGAAGCAAAGATAGCATTAATTTCAGATTTGCAACCTCCTGCCCCAAAAAACGAAAAAGCCGCAGCCCGAAAGCTGCGGCCCTGCCGGTCTGCGGATCAGCGGATTCCGTATTTCCGGAAAATCTTGCGCAGCTGCGGTTCGAGATGGCGGGTCATGTACATGAAACCCTGGTCGGAGGGGTGCGAACCGTCGACCGTCCCGAGGTGGTCCGTGCCGATCATCCCCCGGGAGTCGATGAAGTAGATGTTCCGGTCGTCCTTCATCAGCCGCCGGACGCCCGCTTCGGCGGCGGCGCGCTTGTCGGATTCGAATTTCCGCGCCCGGAGGTTGAAATTCACGGTCTCGCGGACCTCGGTCTGAATGAAGATCAGCGGCGTCGAGGGATGCGCCTTGCGGACGGTCGCCACGAAGGCGTCGAGCCGCTCCTCGATCTCCCCGGCGCTCGGGTTGGAGAAGGCGTCGAAAACAAAGGCGTCGGCATCCATCTCGGCCAGCATCCGCGCGAATTCGGGTTGCAGCTTGCATTGCCCGCTGTAACCGAGATTCAGGAAATCGAGTCCCATCCGGCGGGCCAGCCGCGCCGTCCAGGTCATGCCGGGACGCCCGGCCGAAGCGCCGTGGGTGATGCTCGACCCGAGCACCACGATCCGGTGGCGGAAGGGGTTCGGAACGGCCTCGATGCGGCTGTCGCCGTCGATGCCCAGTTCCAGCGAAAGCACCTCGTCCCACAGGGGCAGGTAGACCAGACAGGTCTTTTCGCCCTCGTCCATATACTCGACCAGCGCGCTGTCGTGGTTGTCGCCCTTGGGCCAGCCGAAACCGGCGTAGGCCCACTGCCCGTCGCGCTCGATGTAGAGATCGAGACCCTTGCGGGCGATGGCGGTCATGTTGTGGCCCAATCCGTATCCGCCGGTTTTCCACCGGGCGCGGATCGTCCGGCTGTCGGTGCGGAAAACGACGGCCAGTCCGGTGGAGAAGGCCGAGTAGTTCTTCACGGGCTGCCAGAGTTCGTAACGGGCGGTGTCGACCCGCTGGAACAGTTTGGGTGTGGGCATGCTCTTGCCGATGACGGTCAGCGTCGCGGCATCGACGTAACGGAGCGGTTGCTTCTCCTGCGCACCGGCGGCGTTCAGCGTCAGCAGCAGCACGGGCAACGCGAGGCTGCGGAAAACGAGGGAAAGGTTCTTCATGGTATCGGAATTTGGTTGTATCCGGGTTTGTCGGCCGTCCGGCGGATTCAGAGTTTGTAGAGCGCGTAAACGGGATTGTGGTCCGAGAGGAACGGAACGCCGTAACGCCCGGAATCGACAAGGGTCCGGTAGGCCAGCGCACGGGCGTTGCGGGCGAAAATGAAGTCGATCCACAGCGAACGCTTGCCGAAGTCGTTGAACGTCGGCAGTTCGTCGGTCACCGGGGCCGCATGGCGCGCCGACTGCATCCACGCCTTCAGCGGGTCGAGCAGGGCGTTGTCGTAGGTCGTATTCAGGTCTCCCGAGAGAAAGACGGCGGCCTTCTCACCGGCGATCCGCTTCATCCGGGCGACCATCATCCGGGCCGATTCGGCGCGGGCCTGCTTGCCGATATGATCGAAATGGGTGTCGAAATAGAAGAACTCCTTTCCGGTTTTCCGGTCCTTGAGCTGCACCCACACCGTGACGCGGCGGCACATGGCGTCCCAGCCCCGCGAAGGGCATTCGGGCGTGGGGCTGATCCAGAAAAACCCGCTGTCGAGCAGGATGTATTTCGAACGGCGGTACATGATCATCAGATGCTCGCCGCCGTCGGGTTTCTTCTCGATGTCGGTCGCGGCGTCGCGCCCCATGTCGACCTCGGCGTATTCGGGGAGGTTCACCTTCAGATAGTCGATCTGCGGCCGGTGCGGCTCCTGGAAGCCGATGACGTCGGGCGATTCCGCACGGATCATCTCCAGACAGGCGGCGCGCCGCGCAACCCAGCCGTTGTCGCCGTCGGCGCCGGGCTTGTAATAGCGGATGTTGAACGACATCAGTTTCAGGTCGGCCTTCGCAGCGGCGGCGGCCAGCGCCTTGTCGTCCTGCGCCCGCAGGGGCAGCGCGAGGCCGAGAAGCGCAACAAAAAGCAGTAGTTTTTTCATCATGGACAAAGGTGCCAACACGCCGGACGCAGCCGAAACCGGACAGTCCGGCAGAACGCTCCGACAAATAAAAAATATCATTACAGCACCAAAGATAATTCAAAAAAAGCAAAAAAAGCAAACCGGGTCCTGCTTTTTTATACGGATTACGGGCCGCAGGCCACTGTAACAGGCAGCAAAAAGAAAGGGCCGAACCTCCGACGGAGCCGAACGGAACGGGGCGCACGCCGCGGTTCCGGGACAGAAACGCCGCATCCGCCGATCTTCGGACGTCAGGCGTTTTTTCCGCGGGAAAGGCTCCGAATGTCCCGGAAAATTGCTACCTTTGCCGCAAACAAACCCTATTTACACTATGGAATTCGAAGGAACCGTTTACAAAATACTGCCCGTGACGAAGGGAACGTCGGCACGCGGTGAGTGGCAGCGTCAGGATGTGGTTTTCGAAATGAACGAAGGCTCTTTCACACGCAAAATCTGCGTTACGTTCTTCAACAAGCCCGAAGACGTGGCCCGTCTGAAAGAGGGCTCGACCTACAACGTCTCGGTCAACATCGAGTCGCGCGAATACAACGGCCGCTGGTACACCGACATCCGCGCATGGCGTCTGCAACCCAAACAGGAGGCCGCGGCGGCCCCGATGCCCGACATGCCGCCCATCGCCGAGGAGCCTTCCTACGCCTCTGCGCCCGCACAGGTCGACGACCTGCCGTTCTAAACGGACCCAACCGAAAAACTCCGGCCTTCGATGATTCGAAGGCCGGAGTTTTTTTAGATACCTATTTATAAAAAATCCGGATGTGCATGCGCACATCCGGATTCATTTTTCACGGTCCGACTATTTTGCGGGAGCAGCCTCGGGCTTCTCGGCCGTTGCGGTCGAATCGGCCGGAGCAGGCTCCACGTAGGGAGTGACGTCGATCAGCTCGACCTCGAACTCCAGAGCCTCGTTGGGACCGATGTCACGGCCTGCGCCGCGCGCACCGTAAGCCAGGTCGGCGGGAATCCAGAGCGTGATCTTGCCGCCCTTGCCCACCAGCTGCAACCCTTCCGTCCATCCGGGAATCACACGGTTGAGCGGGAACTCGACGGGTTCGTCCTTGTCGAAATCATCGGGACGCTGCTTCTTGATCATCTCCTGCTGCTCCTTCGAACGGTTGGCGAACTTCGAGGTGTCGAACACCTTGCCTTCGCGGGTACGGCCCGTATAGTGCACCTTCACCACGTCGCGCGGGTCCTTGGGCATCACCGATGCGTCGCCGGCGTCGGTAACCTTATAGAGCAGGCCCGACTCGGTCTTCTTCACGCCCGACTTCTTCTCCGTCTTCTCCAGCCACGCCTTCGAAGCCTCGGCGTTCTCGGCCGGACGCTTCACCATGAAGTAGTACTGCAAGTACTGGTTCACCTCGTCCTCGGTCATCTTGGCGTTGTTGTCGCGCACGTTCTGCATGGCCTCGCCGATCCAGACCAGCTGAATGGGCATGCCGCTCTGTGCGATGTTGTAACCGATGTCGTTACCGAAGGCATAGGAGATCTCGGTACGCTCCTCCTCGCTCTCGAACATGTCGGGATCGGCCGCGGGATACTCCACCTTGGTCGTGTCGCCGCCGGCCAGGCGCACGCTGTCCGCCTCGGCGCGCTTCTGCGCCACGGCCTGCGCACGCTCGCCGCGCTTGGTCATAAAATATTCGCGCAGCATATCGAGCGACTTGTCGTGCTCCTGGGTGGCCTTGCCCAGAGCGCCTTCCCGGACGCCCTTGTCCACAGCCTTGAAATCGAACGGAATATCCTTCATTTCGTAGCTCATGCCATAACCGATGTTGGCTCCGAGCGAATACGACAGAGAGTCGAACTCGGACAGACTGCCCAGCTGTACCCCGCTCTTGTTTCCTCCGCAGGAGGCGAGCATTGCGGCACCCGCGAGCGCCGCAGCAAAAAAGATTTTTTTCATTGTTGTTTTCACTATGTTTGATGTTTCCTTTATATTGTCGCCGTCGCACGCGCAAAGACAGTGCAAACCGGGAGCAGAGGCGAATTTATCCGGCTCTGCCGAGGCGCCGCCTATCAAAGCGCGGGCTTATTCCCCGCAAAGATATAAAAATTTTGTTAACGAAATGATTCCGAGCAACTATTTTGGCGAAATCCCCGGGCCGGACGATCCGGCCGCGGAACCGGCGGCGCCGGACGGACCGTCAACGCCGCCGCGACCGGGTCGTATACTTGTCGAGGTCGACGAGTTCGATCTCGAAATAGAGCGTCGCATTGGGAGCCACGCCCAGTTCCTTGTCGCCCTCGGCGCCGTAGGCTGCCGACGAAGGCATCCAGGCGTTGATCTTGCCGCCCTTGCCGATGAGCTTCACGCTCTCCTGCACCCCGCGCCGCAGGTTGCGGACCAGCGAACGCACCGTATCGCCCCGCTCGTAGGAGGAGGCGATCTCGTCGCCCGCCGCCGTGCGGATCACCCACCGCAGGGCCACGCTGTCGCGCTCGGAAGTGGGAACCTGATTCTGATCCCCGACGTCCGTAACGGTGTAGGTCACGCCCGACGACGTGCGGGCATAGGAGCGGTTCGACTTGGCGATGTCGAGGAGGAACTGCTCCTCATAGGCGCGCGCCTTCTCGGGAAGGGCGTAGTTCACGTAGCTCAGATAGAACGTCTCGGCATCGGCCGCCGAGAGTCTGGGATTGCCGCGGAACATGTCGCGGATGCCTTCGCAAACGGCGTTCACATTGATCGTCGAATCCATTTTCAGCAGGTTCGCGCCCACGTTCATGCCGATAACGTAGGCCACCGAATCGGTATCGTTCCGGAATTTCACGCCGCCTCCGCCCGAATTTTTCGAGCAGGCTCCGGCCAGCAGCACGAGGGCCGGGAGGATCGGGAAGGTCTTTTTCATCATTATCGAATCTTTTTTGCAAAGATAGTGCAAGGCGCCGGCAGAAGCAAATAAATCTGTTCCGGCCGCACGGGTCCGGACCGGACGCCATTTCCGGCAAACGCCGCCTGCGCGGCGGATGCCTACCGCCCGCCCTGCCGGGTCCGGCGGTTTTTCCCCGAAAAGATCAAGATCAGCAGGCACCCCACGACGGCGGCGGCCAGCGAACCCATCAGGATCGCGATCTTGCCGCGGTCGACCAGATCGGGGTCGGTGAAGGCCAGCGAATCGACGAACAGCGACATCGTGAACCCGATACCGCCCAGACAGGCCACGGCCAGCAGCATGCGCCACGTCGCCCCCTCGGGCAGCTCCGCAAGACCCGTCCTCACGGCTCCCCAGCTGGCAAGGAAGATGCCCAGCGGCTTGCCGAGGACAAGACCGAAGAAGACGCCCATGCCGATTGATCCGATTTCGGGCGAATAGTGGAAAATATTGAGGTATTCGAGCGACGTAATCTCGACGCCGGCGTTGGCCAGCGCGAAGACCGGCATGATCAGGAACGTGACGTAGGGCGCCAGTCCGTGCTCCAGACGGTAGCTCATGCCCACCGAGTTGGACGACAGGTCGTGCATGCGCCGCAGGTAGAACCGCTGCTCCTCGTTGGGGAAGTCCTCGTGCGAGGCGGCGCGGAGCATCAGCGCATTGAGCCATCGCATCTTATGGGCGAAATACTCCTTGCTGTAACGCGGCTCCATCGGGATCAGCAGCGCCATCGCCACGCCCGAGATGGTCGAGTGGACGCCCGAGTAATAGAACAGCCCCCAGACCACGAAGGCCGGGACCAGATAGGAGAACATGCGCTTCTCGCCCATCTGCTTCATAAAGTAGACCCCCAGCATGATGACCAGCGCCACCAGCAGGCAGGTGATCTGCACCTTGCCGCCATAGAAAAGCGCGATGACCAGAATGGCCCCCAGGTCGTCGGCGACGGCCAGCGCCGTGAGGAAGATTTTGAGCGACACGGGGACGCGGTTGCCCAGCATCGAGAGGATGCCTATGGCGAAGGCGATGTCCGTGGCGGTGGGGATTCCCCAGCCGTTTGCGGCCATCGTGCCGTGGTTGAACGCCGTGAAGAAAATCGCCGGGACCAGCATGCCGCCCGCAGCGGCCAGCACCGGAAGGATGGCCCGGCGCGCGGACGAAAGCTGCCCGCAGACGATCTCGCGCTTGATCTCAAGCCCCACGGCAAAGAAGAAAATCACCATCAGCCCGTCGTTGATGAACTTCTCGACGGTCATGCCCCGCGGGAAGATCCAGTCGATCACACCGTCCGGGGAATGGACCATCAGCGAGAGGTCGGTCTCCAGCAGGTGGTGGTAATAGAGTTTGGTCGCGGGGAGATTGGCCAGCAGCATGGCGGCGATCACGCACACCAGCAGCACCACGCCTCCGGCCCAGGGCGCTTCCAGGAAGTTGCGGCCCCGAAGCCCCATCATGTGTCGCTGGCGAACCCAGCGGTACATCGAAAAAAGTCGCATCTATCGGTCGTTTTATGATTCGTTTGACTTGAGGGTCTGCCCGCAGAGTTTCCAGAGCATGCGGGCGCCCGTGATGGCGTCGATCCGCTCGTCGGGCGCGGGGCACACCTCCACCACGTCGAAACCGATGATACGGCGTCCCGAGCGGGTGAGCGTATCGAGCAGCCAGACGGCCTGGTTGAACGTAAGGCCGCCGGAAACCGGCGTTCCGGTGTGAGGGCAGTTTTCGAAGGTCAAGGCGTCGATGTCGAAACTCACGTAGACCTCCTGCGGCAGCGCGTCGACGATGCGGCGGCACTGCGCATCCCACGTCTCGCCGCGGAAAAGGGCGGCCGCGAGCGAAAGGTCGTCGAACGTGGCGATGCGCCCGGACGAAGCGGCCAGCGCGGCCTCCGACTCGCTGAAGTCGCGCACGGCGACCTGGGCGATCTTCGTCACCTGCGGCACGTCGCGCAGGACGTTGAACATGATCGAGGCGTGGGAAAACTCAAACCCCTCGTAGGCATCGCGCAGGTCGCAGTGCGCATCGACGTGCAGGATGCCGAACGCCGCATGGCGCGCGCCCAGCGCCCGGATCAGCCCGTAGGGCGTCGAGTGGTCGCCGCCGACCAGCCCCACGGTCTTGCCCGCATCGAGCCAGCGCGAAGCCTGCGCCCCGACGTTGGCGTTCATCGACATGCACCCCTCGTTGACACGGCGGACCTTGCGCACGACATAGTCGTCCTCCAGGCAGCCGCCTCCTTCGAGGTGGTCGATCACCCGTGCGGCGTCGGCCCGCAGACGCTGCGAAGACTCCAGCAGCGAATAGTCCACATCGGCCGTGGCGATGCCGCGGCGCCAGACGCCGGGAGCCAGCGGATCGTGGAAATCCAGCTGCGTCGAGGCTTCGATAATGGCGTCGGGGGCATAAGCCGCTCCGGCCCCGTAGGAGACCGTCACGTCCCACGGCGCCGAGATCAGCACCAGTTCCGCCGTTTCGGGAGCGAACGGAAGTCCGAAATAGGTTCCGTTGTCCACGCCGACCCCGTCCGGATCGAAGTTTTTCTGTTCCATAACATGCTTTTGAATTGCAAAGGTACGCATTTTTTATTTTTTACCTATATTTGTTTGCTCAAAGACGAAAAACGAAAAAAACACCCGTTACCATGAAAATCATTGCCGACAGCGCCATTCCCTTTCTGCGGGGCGTTCTGGAGCCGTTCGCCGAGGTGGAATACCTCCCCGGAACGGCGATTTCGGCCGCCGACGTCCGCAACGCCGACGCGCTGGTGATCCGCACCCGCACGCGGTGCGACGAAAAACTACTGGCGGATTCGCGCGTAAAGCTGATCGCCACGGCGACCATCGGCTTCGACCACATCGACACGGCGTGGTGCGCGGCGCACGGCATCGAAGTCACGACGGCCGCGGGCTGCAACGCCCGGGGCGTACTGCAATGGGTCGGCGCGGCGCTCGTCCACCTCTCCCGCACGCAGGGCTGGCAGCCCGCCGAGCGCACGCTGGGAATCGTGGGCGTGGGACACGTCGGATCGCTCGTGAAAGCGTATGCCGAAGGGTGGGGATTCCGCGTCGTCTGCTGCGACCCGCCGCGCGAGGAGCGCGAGCGGTGCGGATTCCGGACGCTGGAGGAGGTGGCCCGCGAGGCCGACATCCTCACCTTCCACACGCCGCTCGACGCTTCGACGCGCCACATGGCCGACAGCCGGCTGTTCGGCCTGATGAAACCCGGCGCCATCCTCATAAACTCCTCGCGCGGGGAGGTGGTCGACGGCGAGGCCCTGCTCCGGAGCGGTCTCGGCTGGGCGCTCGACGTCTGGGAGCACGAACCGCACCTCGATCCGGCGCTGCTGGAAAACGCGCTGCTCGCCACACCCCACATCGCGGGCTACTCCGAGCAGGGCAAGGCCAACGCCACGGCAATGTCCGTCGCCTCGCTGGCCCGCCGTTTCGGCCTGCCGCTCGAAGGGTGGTATCCGCCACAGGCCGCCCCGGCGCGCCGGCGGCCGATCTCCTGGCAGGAACTTTGCCGGACCATCGGCGGGGCGTACGACATCGCGTCCGAAAGCCGCAGCCTCAAGGAGCGGCCCGGGGATTTCGAATCCATGCGCGACCACTACGCCTACCGCCGCGAATATTTTTAGCACGAACGGCGCGGATTGCGCACGCTCCGGCGTCCGAAAAAGGCGAAACCTGCTTTTTATTAGCGAATTCGCCCTTTTTTAATTACCTTTGCCCGCGATTATCAGTTAAGAACCATGTACCGGAGAGTCATAAAGCCCGTACTTTTCTCGCTTACCATCGAGCAGGCCCACCACGCGGTGCTGCTGTTGCTGCGCATCATCGGGCTGATACCCGGCGGCCGCTGGCTGTTGCGCAAATGCTACGCCGTGGAGCATCCGGCGCTCGAACGCGAGGTGTTCGGCATCCGTTTCGCCAACCCCATCGGGCTGGCCGCAGGATTCGACCACAACGGCGAGGCATTCCGCGAACTGGCCGCGCTGGGATTCGGATTCGTCGAGGTGGGGACCGTGACGCCCCGTCCGCAGGCGGGCAACCCGCGGCCGCGGGTCTTCCGCCTCCCGAAGGACAATGCCATCATCAACCGCATCGGTCTGGCGAACCGCGGACTGGAAGCCACCATCCGCCACCTGCGGCGCCCGCACGACGGCGTGATCGTGGGCTGCAACATCGGCAAGAACACCTCGACCCCCGCCGAGAACGCTCCGGCGGACTACCTCAAACTCTTCCGCAGCCTCTACCAGTATGCGGACTATTTCACCGTCAACATCAGCTGCGACAACGCCTGCCGCGAAGGCACGACGCACACGCGCGAACATATCCTTCAGATACTCAACCCGCTGTTCGACTTCCGGCGCGGGCAGAACCAGTTCCGGCCGATCATGCTCAAAATCTCGCCCGACATGTCGGACGAGGTGATCGACCAGATCACCGACGTGCTGCTCGAAACGCCGCTCGACGGGATCGTGGCCACCAACGGAACCCACAGCCGCGGAGGACTCCACACGAGCCGTACGACGCTCGAAAAGATCGGCAGCGGACGCCTCAGCGGCGCACCGCTCACGCACCGCGCCGTGGAGATCGTGCGCCGCGTCCACACCCGTTCGGGCGGAACCTACCCCATCATCGGGGTCGGCGGACTGATGTCGGCCGGCGACGTGCGGGCGATGCTCGACGCCGGGGCCGACCTCGTGCAACTCTACACCGGATACGTCTACAACGGTCCCGGAATGGTCAAAGCGGTGTGCCGCGAACTGATCGCCGCGGCCGAAAAGCCGGCCGCCATGCGCGCCGCCGGGGAGTCCGTGCAAAACGGGGAAAACCCCGAAGCATCCGCCCCGGAGGCCGTCGGGACCGCCGGGAAGGCATCCGACGGCGAATCGGAAGAGGAACGCCGCCCCGGGTCCGGACAAAAATAACCCCACACATGAAGGCAACCATCATCACCATCGGCGACGAAATACTCATCGGGCAGATCGTCGACACCAATTCGGTCTCCATCGCCAAACACCTCAATGCGGCGGGCATCGTGGTCCGCGAGAAAATCTCGATCGGCGACGACCGCACGCAAATCATCGAAACCGCGGAGCGCGCCCTCGCCGGCTCGGAGGTGACCGTCATCACCGGAGGACTCGGCCCCACGAAGGACGACATCACCAAAAAGACCCTCGCGGAGATGTTCCGCAGCGACATGCGCTACGACGAACGGGTGGCCGGGCACGTTGAGAAAATGCTCGCCGAACGCGGCATCGAGTTCAACGAACTCAACCGTTCGCAGGCGATGGTCCCCGCGTGCTGCACGGTGCTGTTCAACGCCCACGGCACGGCCCCGGGCATGTGGTTCGAGCGCGACGGGCACGTCGTCGTCTCGCTGCCGGGCGTGCCGTTCGAGATGGAGCACCTGATGGAGGACGAGGTGATGCCCCGCCTGAAGACCCGCTTCGCGCTGCGGCAGATCGTCCACCGCACGATGATCACCGCCGGACTGCCCGAGTCGATGCTCGCCAAGCGCATCGAAGCGTGGGAAAACGCCCTGCCCCCGTACCTGAAACTGGCCTACCTGCCCAATCCGGGCGCGGTGCGCCTGCGCCTGTCGGCCTACGAGGTGGAGGGCGAAAGCGTCGCCCGCGAAATCGAGAACCGGTTCGAGGCCCTGCGCAGGATCATCCCCCACAACATCATCGGATTCGAAACCGCCACCATGCAGGAGGTGGTGCACAAAATACTCACCGAACGCTCCCTGACGCTCGCCACAGCCGAAAGCTGCACGGGCGGCTCGATCGCCGCGCGCTTCACGGCCATGCCCGGCGCTTCGGCCTATTTCCTCTGCGGCGTGGTGTCGTACAGCAACGAATCAAAAGCCGAACTGCTGGGCGTCGACCCCGCGGACATCGCCCGCTACGGCGCCGTGAGCGAACAGGTGGCCCGCCAGATGGCCGAGGGCGTCCGCCGCACGGCAGGCGCCGACTACGGCATGGCCACCACCGGAATCGCAGGACCTTCGGGCGGCTCGGCGGAAAAGCCCGTCGGCACGGTGTGGATCGCCGTGGCGACACCCCGGGAGACGGTCGCAATCCTCAAACAGTGCGGAACCGACCGGGGACAGATCATCGACCGCGCCAGCGCCTTCGCCATCGGCCTGCTGCGCGACTGCCTGAACGGAAATTAAAATTCACCGCCCATGAATAAAATTTTCGCATTGCCGGCCCTGCTTTTGACGATAACGGCCTGCACCAACCCGGAAAAACGAGTGCACCAACTCCTTACCGAACGCATGGAAACGCTCGCCGTGGCCGAAAGCTGCACGGGCGGCTCGATCGCCGCCCGGTTGATGGCCACGCCCGGCGCATCGGCCTATTTCAAAGGAGGCGTAGTGGCCTACTGGAACCAGACCAAAGAGTCTCTGCTCGGCATCCCGCGCGACACGATCGCCCTCTACGGCGTGGTAAGCGAAGAGATCGTGCGCATGATGGCCGAAAGCGTCCGTAATGTTACGGACACCCACTACGGCATCGCCACCACCGGCATTGCGGGTCCGTCGGGCGGTACGCCCGAACTTCCCGCAGGGTCGGTATGGATTGCCGTCAGCTCGCCCATACATACCGTATCGCGGCTGGTTTACATAAACGGAAGCCGCGATAAAGTCATCCGCAAGGCGGGCACGGCGGCCATCGCCCTGCTCGAAGAAGAGTTGTTGCAGGAAAAATCCGGACAATACGCCCCTTGAAAAAGCGACTCTGCGCCCTTTTTCAACTGCGGCCGTATCGCCGGCCGCCGCTCAACCCGATCCCGAATCAGGCTTCCAGCCGAAAAAAAAGACGGCCGCTTTTGCTATTTGCCGAAAAGGTTGTATATTTGCACTCCCTTAATCGGGTTTTAACCAAAAATAATCAAACAATGAAAGTTTGCGAAATCACAGGCAAGGTGGCGATCGTGGGAAATAACGTCTCGCACTCGCACCACAGGACCAAGCGCAAATTCAGTCCCAATCTGAAAACCAAGCGCTTCTGGTCCGAGCAGGAGGGTCGCTGGATTACCCTGAAGGTATCCGCTGCCGGCATGAAAACAATCAACAAGAAAGGGCTCGCAGCCGCTCTGCGCGAAGCTGCCGCACCCAAAAGCGTGTACTAAAAACAACGAGTAACAAATGGCAAAGAAAGGCAACAGAGTTCAGGTCATCCTCGAGTGCACCGAACAAAAAGAGAGCGGCGTTGCGGGAATGTCCCGTTACATCACCACCAAGAACAAGAA
This Alistipes shahii WAL 8301 DNA region includes the following protein-coding sequences:
- a CDS encoding 4-phosphoerythronate dehydrogenase yields the protein MKIIADSAIPFLRGVLEPFAEVEYLPGTAISAADVRNADALVIRTRTRCDEKLLADSRVKLIATATIGFDHIDTAWCAAHGIEVTTAAGCNARGVLQWVGAALVHLSRTQGWQPAERTLGIVGVGHVGSLVKAYAEGWGFRVVCCDPPREERERCGFRTLEEVAREADILTFHTPLDASTRHMADSRLFGLMKPGAILINSSRGEVVDGEALLRSGLGWALDVWEHEPHLDPALLENALLATPHIAGYSEQGKANATAMSVASLARRFGLPLEGWYPPQAAPARRRPISWQELCRTIGGAYDIASESRSLKERPGDFESMRDHYAYRREYF
- a CDS encoding quinone-dependent dihydroorotate dehydrogenase, with protein sequence MYRRVIKPVLFSLTIEQAHHAVLLLLRIIGLIPGGRWLLRKCYAVEHPALEREVFGIRFANPIGLAAGFDHNGEAFRELAALGFGFVEVGTVTPRPQAGNPRPRVFRLPKDNAIINRIGLANRGLEATIRHLRRPHDGVIVGCNIGKNTSTPAENAPADYLKLFRSLYQYADYFTVNISCDNACREGTTHTREHILQILNPLFDFRRGQNQFRPIMLKISPDMSDEVIDQITDVLLETPLDGIVATNGTHSRGGLHTSRTTLEKIGSGRLSGAPLTHRAVEIVRRVHTRSGGTYPIIGVGGLMSAGDVRAMLDAGADLVQLYTGYVYNGPGMVKAVCRELIAAAEKPAAMRAAGESVQNGENPEASAPEAVGTAGKASDGESEEERRPGSGQK
- a CDS encoding competence/damage-inducible protein A, which produces MKATIITIGDEILIGQIVDTNSVSIAKHLNAAGIVVREKISIGDDRTQIIETAERALAGSEVTVITGGLGPTKDDITKKTLAEMFRSDMRYDERVAGHVEKMLAERGIEFNELNRSQAMVPACCTVLFNAHGTAPGMWFERDGHVVVSLPGVPFEMEHLMEDEVMPRLKTRFALRQIVHRTMITAGLPESMLAKRIEAWENALPPYLKLAYLPNPGAVRLRLSAYEVEGESVAREIENRFEALRRIIPHNIIGFETATMQEVVHKILTERSLTLATAESCTGGSIAARFTAMPGASAYFLCGVVSYSNESKAELLGVDPADIARYGAVSEQVARQMAEGVRRTAGADYGMATTGIAGPSGGSAEKPVGTVWIAVATPRETVAILKQCGTDRGQIIDRASAFAIGLLRDCLNGN
- a CDS encoding CinA family protein; protein product: MNKIFALPALLLTITACTNPEKRVHQLLTERMETLAVAESCTGGSIAARLMATPGASAYFKGGVVAYWNQTKESLLGIPRDTIALYGVVSEEIVRMMAESVRNVTDTHYGIATTGIAGPSGGTPELPAGSVWIAVSSPIHTVSRLVYINGSRDKVIRKAGTAAIALLEEELLQEKSGQYAP
- the rpmB gene encoding 50S ribosomal protein L28 yields the protein MKVCEITGKVAIVGNNVSHSHHRTKRKFSPNLKTKRFWSEQEGRWITLKVSAAGMKTINKKGLAAALREAAAPKSVY
- the rpmG gene encoding 50S ribosomal protein L33, whose protein sequence is MAKKGNRVQVILECTEQKESGVAGMSRYITTKNKKNTPDRLERKKYNPFLKRVTVHREIK